A single genomic interval of Schistocerca serialis cubense isolate TAMUIC-IGC-003099 unplaced genomic scaffold, iqSchSeri2.2 HiC_scaffold_1400, whole genome shotgun sequence harbors:
- the LOC126442681 gene encoding uncharacterized protein LOC126442681: protein MFSLADALYSFYSYEWIELLYANSDYIEVVDEEWRLEDKSNATLNVDTDCMQLLANVLDHPICPLEDLPPETIEQREQCRVQLWDDMVQRSPHIPVTSYLAYTQRVNVNLCLLAWMAVNSLGICQDVPFSMMQSVHDARCYFDTPDNQSCLESKDTYAICSVSRAIVLLKCRDFFFVNPPKLCGVYIYRNGSYSMTLNAKWYEGGYKGYGKPTEITLNYKESLNSATLKYKDFKIDSLRHLEISFIAVNILFRLLTAGLYTYFPHLGNLPGKIFLSFQITGIIQITCSEILYRMAGIPDLSTMIVIDSALTLLSCIWLNSFCYQMYSCIRHLRLPNDLLPAETRKIFCHQMLLALIVCSVLCTASIALEKTIIRIGFHQAQGIAQFVYYVHIASMMQGPLLFILFICNKSTLPVLKNRILAWWDPDIIVPGQELCSSAERNLANRINKQSPIADSSF from the coding sequence ATGAGGAGTGGCGACTCGAGGACAAAAGCAACGCTACACTCAACGTGGACACTGACTGCATGCAGCTGTTGGCGAACGTCCTGGACCACCCCATATGCCCACTGGAAGACCTGCCACCAGAAACCATTGAGCAGCGCGAGCAGTGCCGTGTGCAGCTGTGGGATGACATGGTGCAAAGGTCGCCCCACATACCTGTGACCAGCTACCTGGCGTACACACAGAGGGTAAATGTCAACCTCTGCCTCTTGGCCTGGATGGCTGTCAATTCGCTTGGTATTTGTCAGGACGTCCCATTTAGTATGATGCAGTCTGTGCAtgatgctcgctgctatttcgatacTCCTGACAACCAATCGTGTCTCGAATCTAAGGATACGTacgccatctgctctgtttccagagctattgTGTTGCTGAAGTGTCGCGATTTTTTCTTCGTTAACCCTCCTAAGTTATGTGGCGTCTATATTTACAGAAATGGATCTTACTCAATGACGTTGAATGCAAAGTGGTATGAAGGGGGATACAAAGGCTATGGAAAGCcaacagaaataacactgaactacAAAGAGAGTCTAAACAgtgccaccttgaaatacaaggattttAAAATAGACAGCTTAAGGCatttagaaatctcatttatagCTGTAAATATTCTCTTCCGTTTGTTGACTGCTGGACTGTACACGTACTTTCCCCATTTAGGTAATTTGCCTGGAAAGATattcttgtcctttcagatcacaGGTATAATACAGATCACGTGTTCTGAGATCTTATATCGAATGGCAGGTATTCCCGACTTATCTACGATGATAGTGATCGATAGCGctctcacacttctcagctgtatctggttgaactcattctgctaccaaaTGTACTCATGCATTCGTCATCTCAGGCTACCCAACGACCTACTACCTGCTGAAACAAGAAAGATATTCTGTCATCAGATGCTCCTTGCACTAATAGTCTGCAGTGTATTATGCACAGCGAGTATCGCTCTGGAAAAAACgattattagaattgggttccaccaggctcaAGGCATAGCACAATTTGTCTATTATGTACATATAGCTTCAATGATGCAGGGACCACTGCTGTTCATTCTTTTCATTTGTAACAAGTCAACGCTACCTGTGCTCAAGAACAGAATACTGGCGTGGTGGGACCCAGACATAATCGTTCCAGGACAAGAACTATGTTCATCAGCTGAGAGAAATTTGGCAAACAGAATCAATAAACAATCTCCGATTGCTGACTCGTCGTTTTAA